A section of the Gloeobacter violaceus PCC 7421 genome encodes:
- a CDS encoding type II toxin-antitoxin system RelE/ParE family toxin, whose protein sequence is MSLPVLFTPAAVSELIEAEDWHEAQMPGLGVQFRIALDRAVASIAEQPHRFPVVFQDVVRRALLRRFPYGLYFCIEPDADLAASFCGFGCGDRRPVRATCLIPALR, encoded by the coding sequence TTGAGCCTGCCGGTTCTCTTCACGCCTGCGGCCGTTTCGGAGTTGATTGAAGCGGAAGACTGGCATGAGGCGCAAATGCCCGGCCTCGGCGTACAATTCCGCATTGCTCTTGATAGAGCCGTCGCGAGCATTGCCGAACAACCTCACCGTTTCCCCGTTGTTTTCCAGGATGTTGTGCGCCGGGCGCTGCTGCGGCGTTTTCCCTACGGGCTGTACTTCTGCATCGAACCCGATGCCGATCTCGCCGCCAGCTTTTGCGGATTTGGTTGTGGTGATCGGCGACCTGTTCGCGCGACCTGCTTGATCCCCGCTTTGCGCTGA
- the pgi gene encoding glucose-6-phosphate isomerase, whose protein sequence is MTSTFAPTPLTQRAAWQALAAHYEQIREIHLRALFAEDPSRGERFALEAEGFYLDYSKNRLTDETLRLLSVLAEESDLRGRIEAMFSGEKINTTEQRSVLHTALRAPRGATVIEDGENVVPEVHAVLDRMAEFADRVRGGEWRGYTGRRIRTVVNIGIGGSYLGPDMAYDALKHYSDRDLKVRFAANVDGSNFAEVIHDLEPDETLFIVCSKTFTTLETMTNAHSARQWCLAALGDEQAIAKHFVAVSTNAAEVEKFGIDTAHMFGFWDWVGGRYSMDSAIGLSTMIAVGPEHFRAMLAGFHAMDEHFRTAPFERNLPVLMALIGLWYNNFFGAQTLAVLPYDYYLGKLPAYLQQLDMESNGKHVDIDGQPVTYQTGPIIWGQPGTDGQHSFYQLIHQGTKLIPCDFIGFCQTLNPIAPHHDQLMANFFAQTEALAFGKTEAEVRAEGVADWLLPHRVFEGNRPTNTLLAERLTPEVLGKLIALYEHKVFTQGVIWNLDSFDQWGVELGKVLAGRIIPELESAEEPELAHDSSTNALIRRYRRAKRQN, encoded by the coding sequence ATGACCTCGACATTCGCACCCACACCGCTCACCCAGCGCGCGGCCTGGCAGGCGCTTGCAGCTCATTACGAGCAAATCCGCGAGATCCATCTGCGCGCGCTTTTTGCTGAAGATCCTAGCCGCGGCGAGCGGTTTGCCCTCGAAGCGGAAGGCTTCTACCTCGATTACTCCAAAAATCGGCTCACCGACGAGACCTTGCGCCTGCTGTCGGTCTTGGCGGAGGAGTCGGACCTGCGCGGCCGCATTGAGGCGATGTTCTCAGGCGAGAAGATCAACACCACCGAGCAGCGCTCCGTGCTGCATACCGCCTTGCGCGCACCCCGGGGAGCCACGGTGATCGAGGACGGCGAGAATGTCGTGCCCGAGGTGCACGCCGTTCTCGACCGGATGGCCGAATTTGCCGACCGGGTGCGCGGCGGCGAGTGGAGAGGCTACACCGGCAGGCGTATCCGCACCGTCGTCAATATCGGCATCGGCGGCTCTTATCTCGGTCCGGACATGGCCTACGACGCGCTCAAGCACTACAGCGACCGCGACTTGAAAGTGCGCTTCGCAGCCAACGTCGATGGTTCCAACTTTGCCGAGGTGATCCACGACCTTGAACCCGACGAAACGTTGTTTATCGTCTGCTCTAAGACCTTTACGACCCTGGAGACGATGACCAACGCCCACAGCGCCCGGCAGTGGTGTCTCGCGGCTTTGGGAGACGAGCAAGCAATCGCCAAGCACTTCGTGGCCGTCTCCACCAACGCGGCCGAGGTCGAAAAGTTCGGCATCGACACCGCCCACATGTTTGGTTTTTGGGACTGGGTGGGGGGACGCTACTCGATGGATTCGGCCATCGGCCTCTCGACGATGATCGCGGTGGGGCCTGAGCATTTCCGCGCCATGCTCGCCGGTTTCCACGCGATGGACGAGCACTTTCGCACCGCCCCCTTTGAGCGCAACCTGCCGGTGCTGATGGCGCTGATTGGCCTGTGGTACAACAACTTTTTCGGCGCCCAGACACTCGCAGTGCTGCCCTACGACTACTACCTGGGCAAGCTGCCCGCCTATTTGCAGCAGCTCGACATGGAGAGCAACGGCAAGCACGTCGACATCGACGGCCAGCCGGTCACCTATCAGACCGGTCCGATCATCTGGGGCCAGCCGGGCACCGACGGGCAGCACTCGTTCTACCAACTCATCCACCAGGGCACCAAGCTCATCCCCTGCGACTTTATCGGCTTTTGCCAGACGCTCAATCCGATTGCCCCGCACCACGATCAGCTGATGGCCAACTTCTTCGCCCAGACCGAGGCGCTCGCCTTCGGCAAGACCGAAGCCGAGGTGCGCGCCGAGGGGGTGGCCGACTGGCTGTTGCCCCACCGGGTCTTCGAGGGCAACCGGCCCACCAACACGCTGCTGGCCGAGCGGCTCACCCCGGAGGTCTTGGGCAAGCTCATCGCCCTTTACGAGCACAAAGTCTTTACCCAGGGCGTCATCTGGAACCTCGATTCGTTCGATCAGTGGGGGGTGGAACTGGGCAAGGTGCTTGCCGGGCGGATCATTCCCGAGCTGGAAAGCGCCGAGGAACCCGAATTGGCCCACGACAGCTCCACCAATGCCCTGATCCGGCGCTACCGCCGAGCGAAGCGGCAAAATTAA
- a CDS encoding addiction module protein produces the protein MDALSQDEITRLTPQERLALIEQLWDSLDESAIPLPDSQQAELSRRLVSLHDDRSQALTWEQLRSELARRRS, from the coding sequence ATGGATGCACTGAGCCAGGATGAGATTACTCGGCTGACGCCTCAAGAGCGACTGGCGCTTATCGAGCAGCTTTGGGACAGCCTTGACGAATCGGCTATCCCGTTACCGGATAGCCAGCAAGCCGAACTGTCCCGCCGTCTGGTCTCTCTGCACGATGATCGCTCTCAGGCTTTGACCTGGGAACAGCTGCGCTCTGAACTGGCGCGGCGGCGTTCTTGA